In Microbulbifer agarilyticus, the DNA window TGGGCCTGGGTCAGGCGGTCTTTGTATTTTTTGACATCCTTGAACTTCAGGCGATCCACCGGCTCGACATCCGTCGCCAGCTCTTCCCGGTGTTCATTATCCAGGAACATGTCCAGACGGCGGCGCGCGCCGATGCGGAAGTGGTGATCGCACTTCGGACACACATCCAGATTGCGCTCCAACTCCGGCAGATACAGGGTGGAATCGCACTTTACGCACTTTTTCCAAACGCCTTCGGGTACCTTGCTGGCACCGGGACGACGTTCAGCGCGAATGACGGAGGGAACAATTTTTTCTAACCAGCTCATTCTGTTTCCAAATCCAATGCTTGCAGGATTGAGTCGCCGGGCTTCGACCCCTTGCGAAGTAGAAGTCAGATTATATGACCGGCGATTCTAAAACCGCGAATTAAACCACTTTCAGAAAGATTGCTCTTGGCCAGATAAGCCGCCTATTCGGGCTTTCTGGCCAACCTCAGCTGGCGCCGCAATCACCTCACTACGGAGCCCCTTGCAGAGCAAGGTGCGCTCGCCAGTTAACTCAACTATCTAATTCAACTATCCAACACAGAGCGCATTTCGCCCACAATGGCGCCCACGCGGTCCTTGGCGGCGGCAGCGTCGGCAGATTCACCCACTGCAGATACCAATACACTGCCGACCACCGCGCCGTCTCCATCGGCACTCACCGCTTTTGCGGAGGCGCCATCCTTGATACCGAAGCCCACACACAGGGGCAAATCGGTGAAGCGACGGATACGGGTCAGATTCTCATGCACGGAATCGAGGTCCAGGTGACCGGCACCGGTCACACCCTTGAGCGATACATAGTAGACAAAGCCGCTGGCCAGCTCGGTAATCTCGGCAATCCGCTCATCGCTGGTCGTAGGCGTCAGCAAAAAGATATTGCGCAGATCGCGGGCTCTCAACAATTCATTCAGCGGCACCGCCTCTTCCGCCGGCAGGTCCACGGTCAGCGCGCCGTCACCGCCAGCGGCCTGGAGCGCATCCGCAAACACTTCCGCACCCATTTTTTCAATGGGATTGGCATAGCCCATCAAGATTACCGGGGTGTCGGCATCCTTGGTGCGGAACTCCTCAATCAGTGCCAGACACTTGCGCAGCGAGGCCTTGTGCTCGAGTGCGCGCTCGTGCCCCTTCTGAATCACCGGCCCTTCGGCCATCGGGTCTGAAAACGGAACCCCCAGTTCAATCAGGTCAGAGCCACTGGCAACCAGCTGATGCATCAGGTCAACGGTATTTTCCAGGCCGCCATCGCCGGCGACAATATAGGTAACCAGCGCCTTGCGGCCTTCGCTGCGCAGCTTGGCAAAGCGACGATCGATTCGATTATTTAATGTAGTCACGACCGGGTTCCTTAAACTTCAATGCCGTCGATAGCGGCAACGGTGAAAATATCCTTGTCACCGCGGCCGGAAAGGTTCACAACAATATTCTGATCCGGGCGCATGGTAGCGGCCAGTTTCAGCGCATAAGCTACCGCGTGACTGGACTCCAACGCCGGCAAAATGCCCTCGGTACGAGTCAGCTGACGGAACGCTGCCAGGGCTTCATCGTCATTCGCCGCCACATAGTCGACACGGCCAATATCACGTAACCAGGCGTGCTCGGGACCTACTCCCGGGTAATCCAGTCCAGCAGATACCGAGTGGGTCTCGATAATCTGCCCATCATCATCTTCCATCAGGTAAGTGCGGTTGCCGTGCAGTACACCGGGCACACCATCATTCAGCGGCGCGGCATGACGACCGGTTTCCACGCCGTCACCGCCGGCCTCTACGCCGTACATTTTTACAGGTTCGTCAGTCAGGAACGGATGGAACAGGCCAATGGCATTGGAGCCACCGCCCACGCAAGCCACCAGTGCATCTGGCAGCTGACCGAATTGCTCCAGACTTTGACGGCGTGCTTCGCGACCGATAATGGAATTAAAATCGCGCACCAACTGCGGGTAAGGGTGTGGCCCGGCCACGGTACCAATGATGTAAAAGGTATCGTCCACATTGGTGACCCAATCGCGCATCGCCTCGTTCATGGCGTCTTTCAGGGTCTTGGAACCGGACTCGACAGGAATGACTTCTGCCCCAAGCAATTTCATCCGGTACACATTCGGCGACTGACGCTTAACGTCTTCCGCGCCCATGTACACCGCACACTTGAGCCCCAGGCGCGCCGCAACCGTTGCAGTTGCCACACCGTGCTGACCGGCACCGGTTTCGGCAATCACCCGGCCCTTGCCACTGTGCTTGGCGAGCAGCGCCTGACCAACGGTATTGTTCACCTTGTGCGCGCCGGTATGGTTGAGATCTTCACGCTTCAGCCAGATACGGGCACCGCCGGCGGCTTCGGTAAGACGCTCCGCCAGATACAAGGGCGAAGGGCGGCCAACGTAGTGGGCCAGGTCGTAATCAAATGCGGCTTGAAAATCCGGATCGTTTTTCAGGCGCTCATACATTTCCCGCAATTCATCGAGAGCGCTGATGAGAGTCTCGGAGACGAAACGTCCACCGAACTCACCAAAGTGCCCGCGGGCATCCGGGTAGGCCCCAAAATCGATGGGTGAACTGGGTTTACTCACGGCTCAAACTCCTTGAATCAATGCATTACTGGACGCGCCGCTGGTAGCGGCAGCGCGAGCTGCGCGAACAAATTCGCGCACCTTATCTGGATCTTTACGGCCCGGTGCGGCTTCCACGCCACCGCTCACGTCGACCGCATCGGGAACTGCTGCGCTGATCGCCTGCGTCACGTTTGCCGGGTTCAACCCTCCGGCAAGGATCACCTGGCGGTCGTTGCGCTCGCGCCCCTGGGGCACACGCTGCCAGTCAAAGGTGTCACCGGTACCGCCGGGAACGCCTTTGCGGTAGGCATCCAGCAGGTAACCGCGCGCATCCGGATAGGCCGACATGGCCTCACTGGGGTTCAGCTCTGGTTTCATACGCAGGGCTTTGATATACGGACGATGAAACTGCCGACAATAGGCGGCGGTTTCATTGCCATGGAACTGCAGCAGATTCAGCGGGACTTGTGCGAGCACCTGCTCTACTTCCTGTGGATGGGCATCCACAAACAACCCGGTCAAGACGACAAAAGGCGTTACGGCACGGGCAATTTCCGCTGCCTGCTCGAGGGATACGTGGCGGGGGCTGGGCGGGTAAAACACCATACCGAGCGCATCGGCGCCGGCATCGACAGCCAGGCGAGCGTCTTCGACACTGGTAATACCGCAGATCTTTACGCGCATAATCCTTACATCGCTATACCTGCCAGACTGGCGCTCTGTCGGACGCCGCTGCGCCCACAACAGAAATCATCATACGACGATCGCCATACATCCCGGGCGCTGGCAGTAGAAGAATTCGGAGAGCAGGCGATACTAGCAGATCACCGGGCGCGACGAAATGCGCACGCACCCGGCCGCCCCGCAAAAGCAGCTAATGGGTACCGATACTGCCAAATGGCAGGGGCACCAATAACGGCCCCGGCGCGACTTCCGGCAGGGTAAATTCCGGCGGATACTGGACATCCACCAGATAGAGTCCATGGGGCGGCGCAGTGACGCTGGCGGCGGTACGATCGCGCGCATCCAGCACCTGCTGCACCCATTCCGGCGAACGATCGCCACGCCCTACCGCCATCAAAACCCCGGCGATGTTGCGCACCATGTGGTGCAAAAACGCGGTGGCACTCACTTCCAGCACTATCAGCTGCCCTACCCGGCCAATATCCAGGCGGGTAAGCCGCCGTACTGGCGAGCGCGCCTGACACTGCGCGGCGCGGAAGCTGCTGAAGTCGTGCTCGCCAATCAGGTAGCGAGCCCCCTCGCGCATGGCCTCCAGGTCCAGCGTGCGCTCGGTCCAGGTCACTTCGCTGGCAGCCTGCGCCGAACGCGTAGGCGCGCTGTGGATCAAATAGCGATAGCTGCGACTGCGGGCGGAAAAGCGGGCGTGGAATTGTGCGGGCACTTCCTGGGCCCAGTGCACGCGCACATCAAACGGCATCTGCGTATTGACCCCCTGCACCCAGGCCTTAAGCGGGCGCTGGGCGGTGGTATCAAAATGCACAACCTGACTGGACGCGTGCACCCCGGCATCGGTACGCCCAGCGCACACCAGTGTCACCGGTTCTGCCGCGACCTTAGACATGGCCTTCTCCAGGGTTTCCTGCACCGTCAACGGGTCGTGTTTTTGCTTTTGAAAGCCGCGCAGGCGAGTACCACAGTACTCCACGCCCAAGGCAATACGACGCAAACCTTCCGGTAATGATTCCCCTGGAGGCACCTCACCATTCGGTTTGTATTGGTAAATCTTGTTCTTCATAGGACGAATTTTACACGGCCCCAGAAAAAAGAAGACCCCGCAAAAGCGGGGTCAAAGTGTTGTTGCTGTAGACAGCGTGAATTGGTTAGTGCGGAGCGCGCAATCAGCCCATGCGCTCGAGCATTTCCTTGGCGCGCTGCTGGTGCTCACCGGCACTCTCGTCAACCACTTCACCAAGGATTTCGCGGGCACCTTCTTTGTCACCCATATCCAGATAGGCCTGTGCCAACTCGAGCTTGGTGCTCACTTCGTCACTACCTTCGAGCAGGTTCAGCTCGGAGTCCAGGTCGCCCTCCAGATCGAAACTGAGATCTGACAGGTCCTCAGCGGTATCCGCTGCTGGCTGGGCACTTGCAGGCGCTTGCACCGCGGCAGGCTCCTCGGCCACTGCAGGCGCTTCCATCACCGCCAGGTCGAGATCCAAATCCGCCGCCGGTGAATCTACGGCCGGGGTTTCGGCCACTGCCGCAACGGGCTCGTCAGATGCGCCAGCCAGATCGGCATCTCCCAGGTCAATGTCACCCAGATCAATACTGTCCAGATCCAGGCTTCCCAAATCATCTTCAAGGTTAAGACCCAGGTCGTCAGCGGCAGCGTCATTTGACGGCTGATCACTGCCCTCCATCGGGCTCAGGTCCAGATCGAAGTCGAGGCCGGCATCGTCTGAATTACTGGCAGCAACCGCGGCCGCTTCTTGAGCGACAGGCTCGCTGCTTTCTGGTGAAGCGTCCAGCCCAGCGTCCAGATCCAGGCTATCCAGATCCAGCTCACCGTCATTCATCAACTCATCCAGCGCGAAATCTTCGGTCGCAGGAGCCGATTCAGCCGATTCAAGCGTCAGGTCCGCACCGGATCCGGCTTCCAGATCGTCGCCACCCAGGTCCAGGGAATCGAGGTCGAGATCAAATTCTTGCTCTGGAGATTGCGCTTCCGGCGCAGTGTCCAGCTCCAGGCCATCCAGATCCGCAACAGGCTGCTCAGTATCTGCTGCGGTAAAGTCGTCACCCAGATCCAGATCGAGAGAGAACTCGTCTTCTGCAGTGTTTGCTTCAGCACCAGCGTCGCCCAAATCCAGCGACAGGTCGTCGAGGGAACCGATATCGTCGCTCTCCACTTCAGCAGGGGCTGCAGTGCTCGCTGCAGAATCACTGCCGGAGAATTCGTCGAGATCATCAAAGCTTGCTTCGAAGCTATCCAGATCAGAACCCAGATCATCCAGCTGCGCAGCCTCCAGGGACTCGCTGGAGAAATCTGTCTCCGGCGCTTCAAAAGGACCGATACCGGCAATGGTTTCGCGCAGGCGGGCCGCACGATCCGCTACCGGGCCATCGCTGTAGCCCAGCAGCTGACGGTAGTGATCGTCAAACTGGTTGCCGTCTTGCTGGTGCGCGTACACCTCCAGCAACATCAGGCGCGCATCGACATTCTCAGGCGCGCCTTTGAGGCCAGTCAAAAGCTTGGCTTCCGCTTCCTGATACTGACCGAGGGACAGGTGGATTTCTGCTTCTGCCACCGGATCGTCAGTCTCTACTTCGCCCAACTGATCCAGGTCGAAATTGTCGTTCGCTTCGAGCTCTTCAACCGCCACCAGAGTGTCATCTTCGAAGGACTCACTCGGCGCTTCCGCCAGCGCGCGCTCAGCAGCCATCTCAGCCTCAACCTGACGGATGGCCTCTTCTTCTTCCTTGCGACGACGCCAGGTGAAGAAGCCAAACAGCGCGGCCAACAAGGCACCAGCGCCAATGCCGATCCACTGAATATTCTCCATCAGGGTATCGACCAGGCTCGGTTCAGGGCGGGTCTGCACCACCACGCGATTGCGACTAGCATCCGCCTCTGCGGCAGGTGCAACTTCCGGAGTGGCTTCGACTTCCGTCGCTTCCTCGCTGGTAGCCTCAAACTCGCTGGCTTCTAACTCGGTACCTTCGACTTCGCTATCTGCAAACGCTGAGCTTTCTTCGCCAGCAATATCCAGTGCCTCACCGTCGATTTCAGCCGATTCAAAGGTTTCCGCTTCAGCTTCCAGCGCGTCATTGGTCTGTGTGGCCGCAGCCTGCACCGCCTGCAACTCATCGTTGGAGACTTCAACCAGGCGCTCCATGGTATCGATCTGTTCGTTCAGCTCACCGATACGCTCTTCCAGTTCGGCGCCTTCGAGGCGGGACTTATCGAGCTCTTCTTCGGTAACCGCGAGCTCGCCTTCCAGCGCATCGCTTTCATTGCTACCACTGCCGGAACCGGACAACACGGACTCGTTGTCACCCGGTGCGCCCAGAGACACTCGGCCTTCCAGGGCGTCACTCTCGTAGGTTTCTTCGACGGTTGCACGGGCATCCAGCGGGGCACCGGTAACATCGGCATCGGCGACACGATCACGCCAGGCGTCATTCTGGGTAGCAACCTGAGAAACCGCTTCGGAGCGCGTTACACCGCGCACTTCGTCTGCGGTGGGCAGACGCAGGACCGCGCCTTTCTTCAGCAGGTTGATGTTGTTGTTGATAAACGCCTCAGGGTTCAGGCGCTGGATGGCCAACATGGTCTGCTGAACAGATAGGTCGCGAGACTCACGACTATCGCGGGCGATTTCCCACAGGGTCTTGTTGGCTTCCACAGGACCGTAGACGCGGCTACCGCTCTCGGTGGACGTCTGCGGCTCAATGTATTCTTCTGCCGGCTCTTCAAAAATCGGCTGCTGTACCTGCTCTTCCACGGTTTCTTCAACCGCCGATACCGGGGCGGTCTGCTCCGCCGGCACCACAGGCTCTGGAGTGCGCTCAACGGTCGGCTGGATCGGGCGCTGGACCGGAGCGTTATTCCGCTGCACCTGCTGGCGCTCGCGCTCTGCAGCGCGGACAGGCTGGGATGCGGTGTTGGTGGAGAACGCCGGCAGATCCATCAGCAGGGTGTACTCCCGCAGCAGACGGCCACTGGGCCAGCGGGTTTCTACCAGGAAGTTCAGGAAGGGTTCGCGAATCGGAGACCGGCTGGTGATACGCACCATCGGCTGGCCGCTGGAATAATCGACATCAAAGCGGATGCCATCTAGGGAATAGCCTCGCTCAACGCCTGCGCGCTCAAAATCTTCCAGGCTCGCCAGGCGAACCTTGATTTCATTTTCACCCAGGCCGCGGGTTTGCAGCAGCTTGATTTCTGCATCGAGCGGCTGATTCAGAGTGGAGTTTACCTTGATCTCACCGAGACCAAGTGCCAGAGCCCCATTGCCACCCAGTGCGCTGACCAGACCCACCGCAAGTGCCAGCTTTTGCACACGCATATCCGATTCCCTTTATTTTTAGAATCACACCAGCACCTGATCACTTTTTATCCACAAAGCCCGCTTCAAAAAAAGCGTTACTTCGCAGACATTTGTCAGGCCCGGCTTGTGCTAATTTTTTGCACAAAATTTATTCAACAAGAGCCGGTGATCAAACACCAGACTCCACGCTTTGGCGACGATGCGCCCCCCGAAAAAGACTTAACCCTTCCGGATTTCCACTTAACCTTCCCCACAACACCCCCAAGTGTTATGGATTCCTGAAAGGCACAAAGTTAAGAAGAAACCTTCAGAAAGGCCGCTAAGTATTAAATATCAATGGGTTTTTAGCAACAAGTGGACAATTTGTACACAGTTAATTGCGACGTCTTTACGCAAATTGTCGGATGCCGCACAAAATACAACCTGTCGCGGATTGATCAGGCCAGTGCGCAGGCGCCCCAACAAGGTGCTCTCGCTGCCAACCGCATCCTGTGCCGACGGGCGCTCTCGCATCTCCAGGCGAGCCCCGTTGGCGAGCAAACCGCGTACCGTGGCCAATTCCTGCTGTTCTTTCAGCTGCACGCTGATATTCGCCAGCTGCCCATGAAACACCGACGCGGTGTTAATCGACGCATCCAGGGCGACGTCATCCCCCAGTAAGCGGCGCAATTCCAGCACCAGTGCCAACTCACTGAAACCGTGGCCGCTTTCCAATTGTGCCTCAGCGGAGCTCAGCAGGTTGAAGGCAAGGCGCTGACCGCTGACCTCATCCACTTCTGGCTCCTGCCCGTTGAACAAGCGTGCCGTCTGGGCGGCGGCGGCATCCACGCTGGCCTTGCCAAGGGCGGACACCGGCTGGTTCAGAACCACCTCTACCGATTGCAGCTGGGACTTCAGTGGAAACAGCGCTTCAGCCAGCATGGCCGCGCCCGCGCCCGGTAACGCAATCACCCTGCGGTCCTGCTCTTCGCGCTGGTTAAGTTCTGCACTATTCAGCAATGGGTGAATAAGCGCGACACTTTCATCGCCACGGGTAAG includes these proteins:
- the truA gene encoding tRNA pseudouridine(38-40) synthase TruA, with translation MKNKIYQYKPNGEVPPGESLPEGLRRIALGVEYCGTRLRGFQKQKHDPLTVQETLEKAMSKVAAEPVTLVCAGRTDAGVHASSQVVHFDTTAQRPLKAWVQGVNTQMPFDVRVHWAQEVPAQFHARFSARSRSYRYLIHSAPTRSAQAASEVTWTERTLDLEAMREGARYLIGEHDFSSFRAAQCQARSPVRRLTRLDIGRVGQLIVLEVSATAFLHHMVRNIAGVLMAVGRGDRSPEWVQQVLDARDRTAASVTAPPHGLYLVDVQYPPEFTLPEVAPGPLLVPLPFGSIGTH
- a CDS encoding aspartate-semialdehyde dehydrogenase codes for the protein MTESTRELVIVGVGSAPFDALLEILEERKTVTPDQLKLVIDDESEVDPQVFANRSVPVTPLKDFAFSAQQVLLLLTGGDTATAALAQAEQAGAWVVDAAGLTRGDESVALIHPLLNSAELNQREEQDRRVIALPGAGAAMLAEALFPLKSQLQSVEVVLNQPVSALGKASVDAAAAQTARLFNGQEPEVDEVSGQRLAFNLLSSAEAQLESGHGFSELALVLELRRLLGDDVALDASINTASVFHGQLANISVQLKEQQELATVRGLLANGARLEMRERPSAQDAVGSESTLLGRLRTGLINPRQVVFCAASDNLRKDVAINCVQIVHLLLKTH
- a CDS encoding FimV/HubP family polar landmark protein, which codes for MRVQKLALAVGLVSALGGNGALALGLGEIKVNSTLNQPLDAEIKLLQTRGLGENEIKVRLASLEDFERAGVERGYSLDGIRFDVDYSSGQPMVRITSRSPIREPFLNFLVETRWPSGRLLREYTLLMDLPAFSTNTASQPVRAAERERQQVQRNNAPVQRPIQPTVERTPEPVVPAEQTAPVSAVEETVEEQVQQPIFEEPAEEYIEPQTSTESGSRVYGPVEANKTLWEIARDSRESRDLSVQQTMLAIQRLNPEAFINNNINLLKKGAVLRLPTADEVRGVTRSEAVSQVATQNDAWRDRVADADVTGAPLDARATVEETYESDALEGRVSLGAPGDNESVLSGSGSGSNESDALEGELAVTEEELDKSRLEGAELEERIGELNEQIDTMERLVEVSNDELQAVQAAATQTNDALEAEAETFESAEIDGEALDIAGEESSAFADSEVEGTELEASEFEATSEEATEVEATPEVAPAAEADASRNRVVVQTRPEPSLVDTLMENIQWIGIGAGALLAALFGFFTWRRRKEEEEAIRQVEAEMAAERALAEAPSESFEDDTLVAVEELEANDNFDLDQLGEVETDDPVAEAEIHLSLGQYQEAEAKLLTGLKGAPENVDARLMLLEVYAHQQDGNQFDDHYRQLLGYSDGPVADRAARLRETIAGIGPFEAPETDFSSESLEAAQLDDLGSDLDSFEASFDDLDEFSGSDSAASTAAPAEVESDDIGSLDDLSLDLGDAGAEANTAEDEFSLDLDLGDDFTAADTEQPVADLDGLELDTAPEAQSPEQEFDLDLDSLDLGGDDLEAGSGADLTLESAESAPATEDFALDELMNDGELDLDSLDLDAGLDASPESSEPVAQEAAAVAASNSDDAGLDFDLDLSPMEGSDQPSNDAAADDLGLNLEDDLGSLDLDSIDLGDIDLGDADLAGASDEPVAAVAETPAVDSPAADLDLDLAVMEAPAVAEEPAAVQAPASAQPAADTAEDLSDLSFDLEGDLDSELNLLEGSDEVSTKLELAQAYLDMGDKEGAREILGEVVDESAGEHQQRAKEMLERMG
- the trpB gene encoding tryptophan synthase subunit beta — its product is MSKPSSPIDFGAYPDARGHFGEFGGRFVSETLISALDELREMYERLKNDPDFQAAFDYDLAHYVGRPSPLYLAERLTEAAGGARIWLKREDLNHTGAHKVNNTVGQALLAKHSGKGRVIAETGAGQHGVATATVAARLGLKCAVYMGAEDVKRQSPNVYRMKLLGAEVIPVESGSKTLKDAMNEAMRDWVTNVDDTFYIIGTVAGPHPYPQLVRDFNSIIGREARRQSLEQFGQLPDALVACVGGGSNAIGLFHPFLTDEPVKMYGVEAGGDGVETGRHAAPLNDGVPGVLHGNRTYLMEDDDGQIIETHSVSAGLDYPGVGPEHAWLRDIGRVDYVAANDDEALAAFRQLTRTEGILPALESSHAVAYALKLAATMRPDQNIVVNLSGRGDKDIFTVAAIDGIEV
- a CDS encoding phosphoribosylanthranilate isomerase; the encoded protein is MRVKICGITSVEDARLAVDAGADALGMVFYPPSPRHVSLEQAAEIARAVTPFVVLTGLFVDAHPQEVEQVLAQVPLNLLQFHGNETAAYCRQFHRPYIKALRMKPELNPSEAMSAYPDARGYLLDAYRKGVPGGTGDTFDWQRVPQGRERNDRQVILAGGLNPANVTQAISAAVPDAVDVSGGVEAAPGRKDPDKVREFVRAARAAATSGASSNALIQGV
- the trpA gene encoding tryptophan synthase subunit alpha, coding for MTTLNNRIDRRFAKLRSEGRKALVTYIVAGDGGLENTVDLMHQLVASGSDLIELGVPFSDPMAEGPVIQKGHERALEHKASLRKCLALIEEFRTKDADTPVILMGYANPIEKMGAEVFADALQAAGGDGALTVDLPAEEAVPLNELLRARDLRNIFLLTPTTSDERIAEITELASGFVYYVSLKGVTGAGHLDLDSVHENLTRIRRFTDLPLCVGFGIKDGASAKAVSADGDGAVVGSVLVSAVGESADAAAAKDRVGAIVGEMRSVLDS